A section of the Geoalkalibacter ferrihydriticus DSM 17813 genome encodes:
- the recQ gene encoding DNA helicase RecQ, which yields MHTTAQQTLHRVFGFRDFRPYQQEIVEALIRGEDAFVLMPTGGGKSLCYQVPALHREGVAIVVSPLISLMKDQVDALRANGVRASFYNSSQGAAESRRVLGELHNNRLDLLYVAPERLLSDSFQARLGEIPIALFAIDEAHCVSQWGHDFRPEYVQLGTLRRRFPAVPMIALTATADPQTRDDIRERLGLQGARCFTAGFDRPNIRYTLAQKAKPFAQLLHFLHGRTNEPGIVYALSRKRVEEVAARLRAEGIAADPYHAGLADAERARVQEAFQRDDLQVVVATVAFGMGIDKPNVRFVVHYDLPKNIESYYQETGRAGRDGLPAEALLLFGYGDIALARGLIEKSENAEQKRIELHKLNAMVGFAEAQTCRRRVLLGYFGEALEEDCGNCDICLVPPERYDATVDAQKALSCVYRVGQRFGMGQVIEVLRGAATERVRRLGHDRLSTYGIGAELSQDAWSSLIRQLIHLGFLKQDMGNYSVLKLTEKARPLLRGEQSLILARPRVKVAAVKKPARKKVGELDYDTQLFEELRVLRKRLADAAGVPPFVVFSDATLAEMAAYRPADRTALLSINGVGEAKLQRYGEPFLAVINSDLKD from the coding sequence TTGCACACCACGGCTCAGCAGACCCTGCACCGCGTTTTCGGCTTCCGGGATTTTCGCCCCTACCAGCAAGAGATCGTCGAAGCCCTGATTCGCGGCGAAGATGCTTTTGTCCTCATGCCCACCGGCGGCGGCAAGTCCCTCTGCTACCAGGTTCCCGCCCTGCATCGCGAGGGCGTTGCGATAGTCGTTTCGCCCCTCATCTCGCTGATGAAGGACCAGGTAGACGCCCTGCGCGCCAACGGCGTACGCGCCTCTTTCTACAATTCTTCCCAGGGGGCCGCCGAATCCCGCCGGGTTCTGGGCGAACTGCACAATAATCGCCTCGATCTTCTCTATGTGGCCCCTGAGCGTTTGTTGAGCGACTCTTTTCAGGCCCGCCTGGGCGAGATTCCCATTGCGCTTTTCGCCATTGATGAAGCGCATTGCGTCAGCCAATGGGGGCATGACTTTCGTCCCGAGTATGTGCAACTTGGTACTCTGCGTCGACGGTTCCCCGCAGTTCCCATGATTGCCCTGACCGCCACCGCCGATCCCCAGACCCGCGACGACATTCGCGAGCGCCTCGGCCTGCAGGGGGCGCGCTGTTTCACGGCCGGCTTTGACCGGCCCAATATCCGCTACACCCTGGCCCAAAAGGCCAAACCTTTTGCTCAGCTTCTGCATTTTCTGCACGGTCGTACAAACGAGCCGGGCATTGTTTATGCCCTGTCGCGCAAGCGGGTGGAGGAGGTGGCGGCACGCTTGCGCGCCGAAGGCATTGCCGCCGACCCTTATCACGCCGGGCTCGCCGATGCCGAGCGCGCGCGTGTGCAGGAGGCCTTTCAGCGCGATGATCTGCAGGTGGTGGTGGCCACCGTCGCCTTCGGAATGGGTATCGACAAGCCTAATGTGCGTTTCGTCGTTCATTACGACCTGCCGAAAAACATCGAGAGCTATTATCAGGAGACCGGCCGCGCCGGGCGCGACGGCCTGCCTGCCGAGGCTTTGCTGCTGTTCGGTTATGGTGATATCGCCCTGGCACGCGGGCTTATCGAAAAAAGTGAAAACGCAGAACAGAAGCGCATCGAGTTGCACAAGCTCAATGCCATGGTGGGTTTTGCCGAGGCGCAGACCTGCCGGCGCCGGGTGCTGCTCGGTTACTTCGGCGAGGCTTTGGAAGAAGACTGCGGCAACTGCGACATCTGTTTGGTGCCGCCCGAGCGCTACGACGCCACGGTTGATGCCCAGAAGGCTCTTTCCTGCGTCTATCGCGTCGGTCAGCGTTTCGGCATGGGCCAGGTCATCGAAGTTCTGCGCGGTGCCGCAACCGAGCGCGTGCGCCGTTTGGGACATGATCGTCTGAGCACCTATGGTATCGGCGCCGAGCTGAGCCAGGACGCCTGGAGCAGTCTCATCCGCCAATTGATCCACCTGGGCTTTCTCAAGCAGGACATGGGTAACTATTCGGTGCTGAAACTGACTGAAAAAGCCCGGCCTCTGCTGCGCGGCGAGCAGAGTCTGATTCTCGCGCGGCCGCGGGTCAAGGTGGCGGCCGTAAAAAAACCGGCACGTAAAAAGGTGGGAGAACTTGATTACGATACGCAACTCTTTGAAGAATTGCGTGTTCTGCGCAAGCGCCTGGCCGATGCCGCCGGGGTGCCTCCCTTTGTCGTCTTCAGCGATGCCACCCTGGCGGAAATGGCCGCCTACCGACCGGCTGATCGTACCGCGTTGCTCAGCATCAACGGGGTCGGTGAGGCGAAACTGCAACGCTACGGCGAGCCGTTTCTCGCCGTGATCAACTCCGATCTCAAGGACTGA
- a CDS encoding mechanosensitive ion channel family protein, which translates to MIQDLMQYLPGAILTGAILVSYYIARWVLVPLAKRLVERSPVKWDNLLAQRRVFDRAAHLAPAVVLALGLPLVLDESVEIFRFITRLNNVYFVFVGYWVFEALLNVGMDIYLTSPTRQHLPIRGLAQAIKLVVFLLCLILALSQIADRSPVYFISGLGAITAILLFIFKDPLLGLVAGVQITTMDLVRTGDWIEMAKHGADGDVIDVSLTTVRVQNWDRTITAIPAYELVSSSFKNWRGMSESGGRRIKRAISLDINTVRFVDDTLLERFMGIRLLRPYLEQKVREIEEHNRQHVTDAEFSVLANGRRLTNIGTFRAYCVAYLRNHPHIHPNLTFLVRQLAPTAEGLPLEIYVFVNDTRWVYYEGVQSDIFDHLLSVLPEFGLRAFQSPSGRDVREIGQIITRAAD; encoded by the coding sequence ATGATCCAGGATCTCATGCAGTACCTTCCGGGTGCCATACTGACGGGTGCAATCCTTGTTTCCTATTATATTGCACGCTGGGTTCTCGTGCCCTTGGCCAAGAGACTTGTGGAGCGCAGTCCCGTCAAGTGGGACAATCTGCTCGCGCAGCGCCGGGTTTTCGACCGGGCCGCCCATCTGGCGCCGGCGGTGGTGCTGGCATTGGGCTTGCCCCTGGTGCTCGACGAAAGTGTCGAGATTTTCAGATTCATTACGCGTCTTAATAATGTTTATTTCGTGTTCGTCGGTTATTGGGTGTTTGAGGCCCTGCTCAATGTGGGCATGGACATCTACCTGACCAGCCCCACCCGCCAGCACTTGCCCATCCGCGGGTTGGCCCAGGCCATCAAGCTGGTGGTGTTTCTGCTGTGCCTGATCCTGGCACTCTCGCAGATCGCCGATCGCAGTCCGGTTTATTTCATTTCGGGGCTTGGTGCGATCACGGCAATTCTGCTCTTCATTTTCAAGGATCCGCTGCTTGGGCTGGTGGCCGGAGTGCAGATCACCACCATGGATCTGGTGCGCACCGGCGATTGGATCGAGATGGCCAAGCACGGCGCCGACGGGGATGTCATCGATGTGTCCCTGACCACCGTGCGCGTACAGAACTGGGACCGGACCATTACCGCCATTCCCGCCTATGAGCTGGTGTCTTCATCCTTCAAAAACTGGCGGGGCATGAGTGAAAGCGGCGGGCGGCGCATCAAGCGCGCCATTTCCCTCGACATCAACACGGTGCGTTTTGTCGATGATACACTGCTTGAGCGCTTCATGGGCATCAGGTTGCTGCGTCCCTACCTGGAGCAGAAAGTGCGCGAGATCGAGGAACACAATCGGCAACATGTCACCGATGCAGAGTTCAGTGTGCTGGCCAACGGCCGGCGTCTGACCAATATCGGTACCTTTCGTGCCTACTGTGTTGCCTATTTGCGCAATCATCCGCACATTCACCCAAATTTGACTTTTCTGGTGCGCCAACTGGCACCCACCGCCGAGGGGTTGCCCCTGGAAATCTATGTTTTCGTCAACGACACCCGCTGGGTCTATTATGAAGGGGTGCAATCAGACATCTTCGATCACCTGCTTTCCGTACTGCCCGAGTTCGGCCTGCGCGCTTTTCAGTCCCCCAGTGGCCGGGACGTCCGCGAGATCGGCCAGATCATAACGCGTGCTGCGGATTAA
- a CDS encoding M16 family metallopeptidase: MMFPARLWMFVFLVFFAWGCAAPQVPSSPRELTFAPLEFHVPEVERLTLANGLRLYVQEDHELPLVELTVMIGAGSIGDAPELVGRTDLYAALLRSGGAGERDPAALDEFLDMRAANLSAAADTYAVTLSMSLRSDDLEEGLELLADVLRRPHFDPARLEVARRQALEGIRRQNDDPGNLARRVLARSLYGEHPLGRSATVATVNAIAREDLKAFHRTHVHPNNLWVGISGDFDRDRLLALLDAHFGGWPRADLDPQAIPPLESVDAPQTWVVPRNLPQTSILLGEIGIDKDNPDQYAVRVMNYLLGGGGFNSRLMREIRSNRGLAYSVYSFYQVGRHLPGLFIAGSETRTNAVLEVVGIKREIMTQMRELPVSEADLTLARESLINSFVFGFTDKHDVVAMTMRLDFYDYPADYLQAYRDRVAQVSAADVQRAARRYLNPEGQMLVLVGDVEAVAAELAAQGLRVKEFSLEY; this comes from the coding sequence ATGATGTTTCCGGCACGCTTGTGGATGTTTGTCTTCTTGGTGTTTTTCGCCTGGGGATGCGCTGCGCCCCAGGTGCCGTCCTCTCCGCGCGAACTGACCTTTGCGCCCCTGGAATTTCACGTACCTGAGGTGGAGCGCCTGACCCTGGCCAACGGCTTGCGCCTTTACGTCCAGGAAGATCACGAACTGCCCCTGGTCGAGTTGACGGTGATGATCGGCGCGGGTTCCATCGGTGATGCCCCGGAGTTGGTGGGGCGTACCGATCTTTACGCCGCCCTGCTGCGCAGTGGCGGAGCAGGTGAACGCGATCCCGCTGCCCTGGATGAATTTCTGGACATGCGCGCGGCCAATCTCAGTGCCGCGGCCGACACCTATGCCGTGACTCTGAGCATGTCGCTGCGCTCTGATGATCTGGAGGAGGGCCTGGAACTTCTTGCCGATGTCCTGCGCCGGCCGCACTTTGATCCTGCGCGTCTGGAAGTGGCCAGACGCCAGGCTCTTGAGGGAATCCGCCGGCAGAACGATGATCCAGGAAATCTGGCGCGCCGGGTTCTGGCACGCAGCCTCTACGGCGAGCATCCCCTGGGACGCAGTGCCACGGTGGCCACCGTCAACGCGATAGCGCGCGAGGATCTCAAGGCCTTTCACCGCACCCATGTGCATCCCAACAACCTCTGGGTCGGCATCAGCGGCGACTTCGACCGCGATCGCCTTCTCGCACTGCTCGATGCACATTTCGGTGGTTGGCCCAGGGCTGATCTTGATCCGCAGGCGATTCCCCCCCTGGAATCTGTGGACGCCCCCCAGACCTGGGTCGTACCGCGCAATCTGCCTCAGACGTCCATTCTGCTCGGCGAGATCGGCATCGACAAGGACAATCCCGATCAGTACGCGGTGCGGGTCATGAACTACCTGTTGGGCGGCGGCGGCTTCAATTCGCGCCTGATGCGCGAAATCCGCTCCAATCGGGGTCTGGCCTATTCGGTTTATTCTTTTTACCAGGTGGGGCGGCATCTTCCCGGACTCTTCATCGCCGGAAGCGAAACCCGCACCAACGCCGTGCTTGAGGTGGTCGGCATCAAGCGCGAGATCATGACGCAGATGCGCGAGCTTCCGGTGTCCGAAGCGGACCTGACCCTGGCTCGGGAAAGCCTCATCAACAGCTTCGTCTTCGGCTTCACCGACAAGCACGATGTGGTTGCCATGACCATGCGTCTGGATTTTTACGACTATCCCGCCGATTATCTGCAAGCCTACCGTGATCGAGTGGCGCAGGTGAGCGCCGCCGATGTGCAACGCGCCGCGCGCCGCTATCTCAATCCCGAAGGGCAGATGCTGGTGCTGGTGGGCGATGTCGAAGCCGTCGCCGCCGAGCTGGCCGCGCAGGGCCTGAGGGTGAAGGAATTTTCCCTGGAGTATTGA
- a CDS encoding M16 family metallopeptidase, whose product MRFFFVSRRPLAVFFCLLFWVTPISAATLEDRVVEHEFANGLKLLMVPRPEAPTFTAYITLGVGSVHETSEHRGMAHMLEHMLFKGTKTIGTTDYAKEKPLLERIEEVGSRLDALRARRDADPEEIAALEKELADLQQEHQQFVVKDEFARIYAEHGGVGYNAFTSRDLTTYLINLPANKLELWAAIESDRMKNPVLREFYTERDVVMEERYRAYETNPRGMLFEHLFANAFTLHPYRNPIIGWRSDIENLTLEQTRDFLHRYYGPVNTVIALVGDIDPPAAIAMIARYFGDIPSGLPVPAVSDVEPPQRGEKRIQVTFDAEPQLAIAFHKPTLPEHDDYVFDLINQVLGQGRSSRLYRSLVLEQQLVTAVQTFSAPGSRYPNLFVITATPRHPHTTAEVEAAIYAELERLGREPVSAAELERATNRLRTDRLRFLRGNEGLARMLTFYQSVAGDWRYVLTYDEIIAEIGAQDVMDTARRWLHAGNRTLVTLEREAQEQ is encoded by the coding sequence GTGAGATTTTTCTTTGTTTCCCGACGGCCCCTGGCCGTTTTTTTCTGTCTGCTGTTCTGGGTGACACCGATCTCGGCGGCCACCCTGGAAGACCGGGTCGTCGAGCATGAGTTCGCCAATGGGCTTAAATTACTCATGGTGCCGCGTCCCGAGGCGCCCACTTTTACCGCCTACATCACCCTTGGCGTGGGATCGGTCCATGAAACCAGCGAACATCGCGGCATGGCGCATATGCTGGAACACATGCTGTTCAAGGGCACCAAAACAATCGGCACGACGGACTATGCCAAGGAAAAACCCCTGCTCGAGCGCATCGAAGAGGTCGGCAGTCGCCTGGATGCCCTGCGCGCTCGCCGCGATGCCGATCCCGAGGAAATCGCCGCCCTGGAAAAAGAATTGGCCGATCTGCAGCAGGAGCACCAGCAATTCGTGGTCAAGGATGAGTTCGCCCGCATCTACGCCGAGCACGGCGGGGTGGGCTACAATGCCTTCACCAGCCGCGACCTGACCACCTACCTCATCAACCTGCCGGCCAACAAGCTCGAACTTTGGGCGGCTATCGAATCCGACCGCATGAAAAATCCCGTGCTGCGCGAATTCTACACCGAGCGCGATGTGGTCATGGAGGAACGTTATCGCGCCTACGAGACCAATCCGCGCGGCATGCTCTTCGAGCATCTGTTCGCCAACGCCTTTACTCTGCATCCCTATCGCAACCCCATCATCGGCTGGCGCTCGGACATCGAAAATCTCACCCTGGAGCAGACCCGCGATTTTCTCCATCGCTATTACGGGCCGGTCAACACCGTGATTGCGCTGGTCGGAGATATCGATCCACCGGCGGCCATCGCGATGATCGCGCGGTATTTCGGCGATATTCCGTCCGGTTTGCCGGTGCCGGCGGTTTCTGATGTTGAACCGCCGCAACGCGGCGAAAAGCGTATTCAGGTCACCTTCGACGCCGAGCCGCAACTGGCCATCGCCTTTCACAAACCGACTCTGCCCGAACATGACGATTACGTGTTCGACCTCATCAATCAGGTTCTGGGCCAGGGCCGCAGCTCGCGGCTGTACCGCAGCCTGGTGCTGGAGCAGCAGCTTGTCACCGCGGTGCAGACCTTCAGTGCTCCAGGTTCGCGTTATCCCAACCTGTTCGTGATTACCGCCACGCCCCGACATCCGCATACCACCGCAGAGGTGGAAGCCGCCATCTATGCCGAACTTGAACGCCTGGGTCGTGAACCGGTCAGCGCGGCCGAGTTGGAGCGGGCCACCAATCGCCTGCGCACTGATCGGTTGCGTTTTTTGCGCGGAAATGAGGGCCTGGCGCGGATGCTGACCTTCTACCAGAGCGTTGCCGGTGACTGGCGCTACGTGCTGACCTATGACGAGATCATTGCCGAGATCGGCGCGCAGGATGTGATGGACACGGCACGGCGCTGGCTGCATGCCGGCAACCGGACCCTGGTGACACTTGAAAGGGAGGCGCAGGAGCAATGA